From the Microbacterium sp. W4I4 genome, one window contains:
- a CDS encoding type II secretion system F family protein: MMATMQEWQYQAIDPGTTKLLKGTMDAASEGAVTAKLRAQGLMPVELAPVEKTGLRREITLPSINRGVSAKTLAIFARQMSALINAGLPLMRTLNVLAEQTSDKRLKTVLGTVSNDVESGSSLSASLQRHPLVFPPLMVSIVRVGESGGFLGAALTSIAENYQKQSELHGKIRSATTYPAVVLVIAMIGVLVMVTFIVPVFENMFKGLGGQLPLPTQILVTISHNMLWILPALVVVIAVAWIWWVRNRYTDGYRRIVDPIKLRLPIFGPLITKMAVARFSRNLSMMLDAGVPIIQALSIVGQASNNWKIEQTVRDIQESIRGGRSFAAPLAKAAVFPTMVSQMVAVGEESGTLTQMLGSIADFYEDEVETATEQLSSLIEPVLIVGLGVIIGGMVVSLYLPIFTLYGDIAKQ; the protein is encoded by the coding sequence ATGATGGCGACCATGCAGGAGTGGCAGTACCAGGCGATCGACCCGGGCACCACGAAGCTACTGAAGGGGACGATGGATGCCGCGAGCGAAGGCGCCGTCACCGCCAAGCTGCGCGCCCAGGGTCTGATGCCAGTGGAGCTCGCTCCGGTCGAGAAGACCGGTCTGCGTCGCGAGATCACCCTGCCCAGCATCAACCGCGGCGTCTCGGCGAAGACCCTCGCGATCTTCGCCCGCCAGATGTCCGCACTGATCAACGCCGGCCTGCCGCTGATGCGCACCCTCAACGTCCTCGCCGAGCAGACCTCCGACAAGAGGCTGAAGACGGTGCTGGGCACGGTGTCGAACGATGTGGAGAGCGGCTCGTCGCTGTCGGCGTCGCTGCAACGGCATCCGCTGGTCTTCCCGCCTCTCATGGTCTCGATCGTGCGCGTCGGCGAGTCCGGCGGCTTCCTCGGTGCCGCGCTGACATCCATCGCGGAGAACTATCAGAAGCAGTCCGAGCTGCACGGCAAGATCCGCTCGGCCACCACGTATCCTGCCGTCGTACTCGTGATCGCGATGATCGGCGTGCTCGTCATGGTGACGTTCATCGTGCCGGTGTTCGAGAACATGTTCAAGGGACTCGGCGGCCAGCTGCCGCTGCCCACGCAGATCCTCGTGACGATCTCGCACAACATGCTCTGGATCCTGCCGGCGCTGGTCGTCGTGATCGCCGTCGCGTGGATCTGGTGGGTGCGCAACCGCTACACGGACGGGTACCGGCGCATCGTCGATCCGATCAAGCTGCGCCTGCCGATCTTCGGGCCGCTCATCACCAAGATGGCGGTCGCCCGGTTCAGCCGGAACCTGTCGATGATGCTCGATGCCGGTGTGCCGATCATCCAGGCGCTGTCGATCGTCGGGCAGGCATCGAACAACTGGAAGATCGAGCAGACCGTGCGCGACATCCAGGAGTCGATCCGCGGCGGGCGCTCGTTCGCCGCGCCGCTGGCGAAGGCCGCGGTGTTCCCGACGATGGTGTCGCAGATGGTCGCCGTCGGCGAGGAATCGGGCACGCTCACCCAGATGCTCGGCAGCATCGCCGACTTCTACGAGGACGAGGTCGAGACCGCCACCGAACAGCTGTCCTCGCTCATCGAGCCGGTGCTCATCGTGGGCCTGGGCGTGATCATCGGCGGCATGGTGGTCTCGCTCTACCTGCCGATCTTCACGCTGTACGGAGACATCGCGAAGCAGTAA